A genome region from Nocardiopsis exhalans includes the following:
- a CDS encoding FecCD family ABC transporter permease, protein MNDTIVLRAGRVSLRSSRRALLAYGLLLPVLVGCVLAALSMGSRPLSPAEVFGALAPGAHGPDRLVVVEWRAPRALAAALFGACLGLSGALFQSLTRNPLGSPDVIGLTTGSYTGVVCAIMLGGSGYAAMAGGALAGGLGTALLVYLLALRQGMRGFRLIIVGIAVSAMLTSVNTWFSVKADLDLALRAAVWGAGTLNGVGWAQVGFAAVAASLLALALPVLERRTRQLELGDDTASMLGVPVERTKALLVVVGVGFTSVVTAVTGPIAFVALAAPQIARRLTGRGGVVDLTGAALVGAVLLSLADLVAQHSFAHTSLPVGAVTVCLGGGYLVWLLLRESGRS, encoded by the coding sequence GTGAACGACACGATCGTCCTGAGGGCAGGGCGCGTGAGCCTGCGCTCCTCCCGGCGCGCGCTCCTGGCCTACGGCCTGCTCCTGCCCGTCCTGGTCGGCTGTGTACTGGCCGCCCTGTCGATGGGGTCGCGGCCGCTGTCGCCCGCCGAGGTCTTCGGCGCCCTGGCTCCGGGCGCGCACGGACCCGACCGGCTGGTCGTCGTGGAGTGGCGTGCGCCCCGGGCGCTGGCCGCCGCGCTCTTCGGCGCGTGCCTGGGGTTGAGCGGCGCCCTCTTCCAGTCCCTGACGCGCAACCCGCTGGGCAGCCCCGACGTCATCGGGCTCACCACCGGCTCCTACACCGGTGTGGTGTGCGCGATCATGCTGGGCGGCAGCGGGTACGCGGCCATGGCGGGCGGAGCGCTGGCCGGAGGGCTGGGCACGGCGCTGCTGGTGTACCTGCTCGCCCTGCGCCAGGGGATGCGGGGCTTCCGGCTCATCATCGTGGGCATCGCGGTCAGCGCCATGCTGACCTCCGTCAACACCTGGTTCTCGGTCAAGGCCGACCTGGACCTGGCGCTGCGCGCGGCGGTCTGGGGCGCCGGAACGCTCAACGGTGTGGGGTGGGCCCAGGTGGGGTTCGCCGCCGTGGCCGCCAGCCTGCTGGCTCTGGCCCTACCGGTGTTGGAGCGCCGGACGCGGCAGCTGGAACTGGGCGACGACACCGCCTCCATGCTGGGTGTTCCGGTCGAACGGACGAAAGCGCTCCTGGTGGTGGTCGGTGTCGGCTTCACGTCGGTGGTCACCGCGGTCACCGGTCCGATCGCGTTCGTGGCGTTGGCCGCACCGCAGATCGCGCGGCGGCTGACCGGCCGGGGCGGGGTGGTGGACCTGACCGGTGCGGCACTGGTCGGCGCGGTGCTGCTGTCCCTGGCGGACCTGGTCGCCCAGCACTCGTTCGCGCACACGTCGTTGCCGGTGGGCGCGGTCACCGTGTGCCTGGGCGGCGGCTACCTGGTGTGGCTGCTCCTGCGGGAGTCCGGCAGGTCCTGA
- a CDS encoding GNAT family N-acetyltransferase: MGNGTQRKDRAQVRAAGASDVVELARVLGRAFEQDPVNAWMFPDPDELPRRSRRLYAIEAGFEYLPHGRVEVAELHGKVVGAAMWGDPEASRTASAIALLRSAPHFAGLFEPRRLPVIMKGMGMLGASAPSTPHWYLSELGTDPDVRGAGAGVALLRFGLRRADQSGLPVHLESSKAENLPFYERFGFRTTEEITVPEGPTLYAMLREAGTGESVPAGRAADTASRPQGAF; encoded by the coding sequence ATGGGCAACGGGACCCAGCGCAAGGACAGAGCCCAGGTCAGGGCCGCGGGAGCCTCGGATGTGGTGGAGCTGGCCCGGGTCCTGGGTCGGGCTTTTGAGCAGGATCCGGTCAACGCGTGGATGTTCCCCGACCCCGATGAGCTGCCGCGCAGGTCCAGGCGGCTCTACGCGATCGAGGCGGGGTTCGAGTACCTCCCGCACGGGCGGGTGGAGGTCGCCGAGCTCCACGGGAAGGTGGTCGGCGCCGCGATGTGGGGTGACCCCGAGGCATCGCGGACGGCCTCCGCGATAGCCCTCCTGCGCTCCGCCCCACACTTCGCCGGGCTCTTCGAACCGCGCAGGCTGCCCGTGATCATGAAGGGGATGGGGATGCTCGGGGCGAGCGCGCCCAGCACCCCGCACTGGTACCTGTCCGAGCTCGGCACCGACCCGGACGTGCGGGGCGCCGGAGCCGGGGTCGCCCTGCTGCGCTTCGGCCTTCGCCGCGCGGACCAGAGCGGACTCCCCGTACACCTGGAGTCCAGCAAGGCCGAGAACCTGCCCTTCTACGAGAGGTTCGGGTTCCGCACGACGGAGGAGATCACCGTCCCCGAAGGGCCCACGCTCTACGCGATGCTGCGCGAGGCGGGCACGGGCGAGAGCGTTCCGGCGGGACGGGCAGCGGACACCGCCTCCCGCCCTCAGGGCGCGTTCTGA
- a CDS encoding class IV adenylate cyclase — MREIETKYRVVDLEALLVALKEVGVEMGAPAYQDDQAYAPAGWEPAHGKVGHTFARLRTQDGTHTMTTKTPLANPMECVEYETVVADREQMHGALLALGYEPAVRIVKDRRTGHAGPIGVCVDVVEGAGVFVELEVLADDDRDGPAVQAELDAWARGLGVELERTTDTYDVLVRPPAP; from the coding sequence TTGCGGGAAATCGAGACGAAGTACCGTGTGGTCGACCTGGAGGCGCTGTTGGTCGCGCTCAAGGAGGTCGGGGTGGAGATGGGTGCTCCCGCCTACCAGGACGACCAGGCCTACGCGCCCGCCGGGTGGGAGCCCGCGCACGGCAAGGTCGGGCACACCTTCGCCCGGCTGCGCACCCAGGACGGTACCCACACCATGACGACCAAGACCCCGCTGGCCAACCCCATGGAATGCGTCGAGTACGAAACCGTGGTGGCGGACCGCGAACAGATGCACGGTGCGCTGCTGGCGCTGGGATACGAGCCCGCCGTGCGCATCGTCAAGGACCGCCGGACGGGGCACGCCGGGCCGATCGGTGTGTGCGTGGACGTCGTCGAGGGCGCCGGAGTGTTCGTCGAGCTCGAGGTGCTCGCCGACGACGATCGTGACGGACCCGCCGTCCAAGCCGAACTCGACGCCTGGGCGCGCGGGCTCGGCGTGGAGCTGGAGCGCACCACCGACACCTACGACGTGCTCGTGCGTCCCCCCGCTCCCTGA
- a CDS encoding ArsR/SmtB family transcription factor, with protein MSDELFKALADPTRRKILDELSERSGQTLFEICARLVSKHAVSMSRQAISQHLAVLETAGLVESRREGRQKFHHMNPAPLRHITERWLRPDERKSSP; from the coding sequence GTGTCCGACGAACTCTTCAAAGCTCTGGCCGATCCGACCCGCCGGAAGATCCTCGACGAACTCTCCGAGCGGTCCGGACAGACCCTGTTCGAGATCTGCGCGCGACTGGTCAGCAAACACGCGGTCAGCATGTCGCGGCAGGCGATCTCCCAACACCTCGCCGTCCTGGAGACCGCCGGCCTGGTCGAGAGCCGACGAGAAGGGCGCCAGAAGTTCCACCACATGAACCCGGCACCGCTGAGGCACATCACCGAGCGGTGGCTCAGGCCCGACGAACGAAAGAGCAGCCCATGA
- a CDS encoding VOC family protein has product MRIHLNSVFVDSQVKALDFYTNVLGFVKKHDVPLGEPSEENRWLTVVSPENPEGAELLLEPSGHPAVGPYREALADDGIPATQFAVDDVHAEYKRLRELGVRFTQEPLEMGPVTTAVLDDTCGNLIQIMHEG; this is encoded by the coding sequence ATGAGAATCCACCTGAACAGCGTCTTCGTGGACAGCCAGGTCAAGGCCCTGGACTTCTACACGAACGTGCTGGGCTTCGTGAAGAAGCACGACGTCCCCCTCGGCGAACCCTCGGAGGAGAACCGCTGGCTGACCGTGGTCTCACCCGAGAACCCGGAGGGCGCCGAACTGCTGCTGGAGCCCTCCGGCCACCCCGCGGTGGGGCCGTACCGCGAGGCACTGGCCGACGACGGCATTCCGGCCACCCAGTTCGCCGTGGACGACGTGCACGCCGAGTACAAGCGACTGCGTGAGCTCGGTGTCCGCTTCACCCAGGAGCCGTTGGAGATGGGGCCGGTCACCACAGCGGTACTGGACGACACCTGCGGCAACCTCATCCAGATCATGCACGAGGGGTAG
- a CDS encoding DUF1990 family protein codes for MAGRIEQTQTGVTGTTPDERFALVRAVASPGGRRPAFEVLTGCCDHRSNSTVITSGNDASHNEEAAGRTSGDYSYSEVGATRALTLPSGYKHLRQAGPAGRGMDDFHAAAEALMCWDVHRNAGLTVRSGSGRARAGTEVVLELGMGPLRVRAPCRVIYTVDEPRRRGFAYGTLDGHPERGEELFCIEIDTVGNVRLSITAFSTPALWWSRLASPLSRAVQHRITDRYLRALAPKG; via the coding sequence ATGGCGGGCCGGATCGAGCAGACCCAAACCGGCGTGACCGGGACCACGCCCGACGAACGCTTCGCCCTGGTCCGCGCCGTGGCGAGCCCAGGCGGACGCCGACCCGCGTTCGAAGTATTGACGGGCTGTTGCGACCACCGGTCGAATAGCACGGTGATCACATCTGGGAACGACGCTTCGCACAACGAAGAAGCAGCCGGGCGCACCAGCGGCGACTACAGCTACTCGGAGGTAGGGGCAACACGCGCCCTGACTCTTCCTTCTGGCTACAAGCACCTTCGCCAGGCAGGTCCTGCGGGGCGGGGCATGGACGACTTCCACGCTGCGGCCGAGGCGCTCATGTGCTGGGACGTACATCGTAATGCGGGCCTGACGGTGCGATCCGGCAGCGGTCGGGCAAGGGCAGGCACCGAGGTGGTGCTGGAACTGGGCATGGGACCGTTGCGTGTGCGGGCCCCGTGCCGGGTCATCTACACGGTGGACGAGCCGCGACGTCGCGGCTTCGCCTACGGCACCCTCGACGGCCACCCCGAGCGCGGCGAGGAGCTGTTCTGCATCGAGATCGACACGGTGGGGAACGTCAGACTCTCCATCACGGCTTTCTCCACCCCCGCCCTGTGGTGGAGCCGACTGGCATCACCGCTCTCGCGTGCGGTGCAGCACCGGATCACCGACCGGTACCTACGGGCACTGGCGCCGAAGGGCTGA